A genomic stretch from Algoriphagus halophilus includes:
- a CDS encoding glycoside hydrolase family protein, whose amino-acid sequence MKFTPSILLQVICFLILAGSTTNAQKIAVQEAEPSSFASRLEWTVATIEDENYTLWGSAPILGEDGKIHVFVARWPEKNVDPAWRKSSEIAHYVADSPEGTYTFSDVAVKGTGIEGDWDRFAPHNPEIRKFGDTYVLLYIANSDYMQPPHPKNQGTGMLVSKSPYGPWKKVGENGLILSPELFPDSWVAQSQNGMVNPTMLKVGDKYHIYFKARVNNHSEFGLAISDQLEGPYQVYGEPITNNKTSIEDASSFSMDGKHYLITTDNHGENTGIQGGGILWESTDGIHFSLDQSSLAYDLIPAYFKEYNPEQVRKIYGPDPKFERPKVLMMNGKPAYLFAPSGWNLEGKDRTVCHILKIRE is encoded by the coding sequence ATGAAGTTCACTCCAAGCATTTTGCTTCAAGTCATTTGTTTTCTAATTCTTGCTGGAAGCACCACTAACGCCCAGAAAATTGCTGTACAAGAAGCCGAACCCTCTTCCTTTGCTTCCAGGTTGGAATGGACCGTAGCAACGATTGAGGATGAAAACTATACCCTTTGGGGATCTGCTCCCATCCTGGGAGAGGATGGAAAAATCCATGTATTTGTAGCGAGGTGGCCAGAGAAAAATGTAGATCCTGCCTGGCGAAAGTCCTCTGAAATCGCCCATTATGTAGCAGATAGTCCTGAAGGCACCTATACCTTTTCCGATGTGGCAGTCAAAGGAACAGGGATAGAAGGTGATTGGGATCGATTTGCACCACATAATCCTGAAATCAGGAAATTTGGGGACACCTATGTCTTGCTGTACATTGCCAATTCAGATTACATGCAGCCTCCCCATCCCAAAAATCAAGGGACTGGCATGCTGGTTTCCAAATCCCCCTATGGTCCATGGAAAAAAGTTGGGGAAAACGGTTTAATTCTTTCCCCTGAGTTATTCCCTGATAGCTGGGTGGCACAATCCCAAAACGGCATGGTGAATCCCACCATGTTGAAGGTGGGCGATAAATATCATATTTACTTTAAAGCAAGAGTCAATAATCACAGCGAATTTGGACTTGCTATTTCGGATCAGCTAGAAGGCCCCTATCAGGTTTATGGGGAGCCCATCACCAATAACAAAACCAGTATTGAAGATGCTTCCTCCTTTTCAATGGACGGGAAACATTATTTGATCACTACAGATAATCATGGAGAAAATACTGGAATTCAAGGAGGAGGTATTCTTTGGGAATCCACCGATGGGATTCACTTTAGCCTGGATCAATCCAGTTTGGCCTATGACTTAATTCCTGCTTATTTCAAGGAATACAACCCAGAGCAAGTTCGGAAGATCTATGGTCCCGACCCGAAGTTTGAGCGTCCAAAAGTCTTGATGATGAATGGGAAACCTGCCTATCTCTTTGCTCCTTCAGGTTGGAATCTAGAAGGAAAAGACAGAACTGTTTGTCATATTTTGAAGATTCGGGAATAG
- a CDS encoding glycoside hydrolase family 13 protein, with the protein MKNYLWRLLASLLFFGCTKQNQTQEPIFETERTWWKEGILYQIYPQSFNDTNGDGFGDFQGVIEKLDYIESLGVTMVWMNPFFESPLVDNGYDVADYRAILPRYGTMEDFQQMLDGFHQRGIKFVLDVVVNHSSIEHEWFQQSRSSRDNPYRDYYHWWPAEKGEPPYRYSLFDPDGAWEYDSLSNAYYLHTFAEEQPDLNWENPKLRQEVYDIMKFWAEKGVDGFRMDAFQFASKDTTWPEFPEGHEKDFIKWYGMRPQLHEYLKEMYHEVLEKYDVFAVAEGAGSTFEDAHKLVDAERQELQMAYHFEYVDMSRTPDGYELADFKEVFTRWDKAFADKGWIAIFLSNHDNARLVNRFGNPDPKFRTPSTQMLNTFLLSMRGTPYTYYGDEIGMTNMDMPTIEEYVDVEAKGKYKAALAAGKDMEEFMEILNYSSRENGRTPMQWDDSKNAGFTTGTPWKRVNENYHEINVAAQEKDPNSILNHFRKMTQVRKDHPVLVYGNYEILQQEHPTVYAFTRTLDGEKMLVLLNFSEEKSTITLSEPGNLDQLIINNYPELEVSGNTVELLPYQAVIVQVN; encoded by the coding sequence ATGAAGAACTATCTATGGAGATTACTAGCAAGCCTCTTGTTTTTTGGCTGTACCAAACAAAACCAGACCCAAGAACCGATCTTTGAAACTGAAAGAACCTGGTGGAAGGAAGGCATCCTCTACCAAATCTATCCGCAAAGCTTCAACGACACGAACGGAGATGGATTTGGGGATTTTCAAGGGGTCATTGAAAAACTGGATTACATAGAAAGCTTAGGGGTCACGATGGTTTGGATGAACCCTTTTTTCGAATCTCCCCTTGTAGACAATGGGTATGATGTGGCCGATTATCGGGCTATTCTGCCGAGGTATGGTACAATGGAAGACTTTCAGCAAATGCTGGATGGCTTCCACCAGCGTGGGATTAAGTTTGTGTTGGATGTGGTGGTCAACCATAGCAGCATTGAACATGAATGGTTTCAACAATCCCGAAGTTCCAGGGATAACCCATACCGGGATTATTACCATTGGTGGCCAGCAGAAAAGGGTGAGCCACCCTATCGCTACAGTCTATTTGATCCGGATGGAGCTTGGGAATATGATTCCCTGAGCAATGCGTATTACCTCCATACTTTTGCGGAAGAACAACCGGACCTCAATTGGGAAAATCCCAAACTTAGACAAGAGGTGTATGACATCATGAAATTTTGGGCGGAAAAAGGGGTGGATGGGTTCCGAATGGATGCCTTCCAATTTGCCAGCAAAGACACCACCTGGCCTGAATTTCCGGAAGGCCATGAAAAAGATTTCATTAAATGGTATGGAATGCGACCCCAACTCCATGAGTATTTAAAAGAAATGTACCATGAAGTTCTGGAGAAATACGATGTGTTCGCAGTAGCAGAGGGTGCTGGCAGTACTTTTGAAGATGCCCATAAACTAGTGGATGCAGAGCGTCAGGAACTGCAGATGGCCTACCATTTTGAATACGTGGACATGTCCAGGACTCCGGATGGCTATGAATTGGCTGACTTTAAAGAGGTCTTCACCCGATGGGACAAAGCCTTCGCCGATAAGGGATGGATTGCCATTTTCCTTTCCAACCATGACAATGCCCGATTGGTCAATCGCTTTGGAAATCCCGACCCGAAATTCCGCACCCCTTCCACTCAAATGCTGAATACCTTCTTGCTCAGTATGCGGGGCACTCCTTATACCTACTATGGAGATGAAATAGGGATGACCAATATGGATATGCCAACCATTGAAGAATATGTGGATGTGGAAGCCAAAGGTAAATACAAAGCAGCCTTAGCGGCAGGAAAAGACATGGAAGAATTTATGGAAATCCTGAATTACAGCTCCAGGGAAAATGGCAGGACTCCCATGCAATGGGATGATTCCAAAAATGCTGGATTTACCACAGGAACTCCTTGGAAACGAGTGAATGAAAACTACCATGAAATCAATGTTGCAGCCCAGGAGAAGGACCCGAATAGCATTTTGAATCACTTTAGAAAAATGACCCAAGTCAGAAAAGATCATCCGGTGTTGGTTTATGGAAACTATGAGATACTCCAACAAGAGCATCCTACCGTTTATGCATTTACTAGAACCCTCGACGGCGAGAAGATGCTGGTTCTGCTTAACTTTTCTGAAGAAAAGTCTACCATTACCCTTTCTGAACCCGGAAACTTGGATCAGCTGATCATCAATAATTATCCAGAACTGGAGGTTTCGGGAAATACTGTTGAGTTGTTGCCTTATCAGGCAGTGATTGTACAGGTCAATTAA
- a CDS encoding SDR family NAD(P)-dependent oxidoreductase, with protein sequence MNINKIALVTGGSRGLGRDMAIRLAEKGNDLIITYHTNLAAAQEVVSEIEKLGQTAKALQLDTSDIKSFDAFFTILFEYLQSEKERTSFDFLINNAGTGLYVPFLETTEAMFDEMMNIHLKGVYFLTQKAVPYLADGGKIINISSGLARFSLPNSSAYGAMKGGVDVLTRYLAKELAGRKITANVVAPGAVATEFGGGENRDNEKKRTLIAGATALGRVGEAEDIGGVVAFLCSEDARWINGQRIEISGGIFL encoded by the coding sequence ATGAATATAAATAAGATAGCCCTTGTCACCGGCGGAAGCCGAGGATTGGGTAGAGATATGGCCATTCGTTTGGCAGAAAAAGGGAATGACCTGATTATTACCTACCATACCAATCTTGCTGCTGCCCAGGAGGTAGTTTCTGAAATTGAAAAATTAGGCCAAACTGCGAAAGCTTTGCAACTCGATACCAGTGATATCAAGAGCTTTGATGCATTTTTTACCATCCTCTTTGAATACCTGCAAAGCGAGAAGGAACGCACTAGCTTTGACTTCCTGATCAACAATGCTGGGACAGGCCTATACGTGCCCTTTCTGGAAACCACGGAAGCCATGTTTGATGAGATGATGAATATCCACTTAAAAGGGGTGTATTTCCTGACCCAAAAGGCAGTTCCGTATTTGGCGGATGGAGGTAAAATCATCAATATTTCTTCCGGCCTGGCTCGATTCAGTTTGCCAAATTCCTCAGCCTATGGAGCCATGAAAGGTGGAGTAGATGTGTTGACCCGCTATTTGGCGAAGGAATTGGCAGGAAGAAAGATCACTGCCAATGTAGTGGCACCCGGAGCGGTTGCCACAGAGTTTGGTGGGGGAGAAAACCGGGATAATGAGAAGAAAAGAACCTTGATAGCCGGTGCCACTGCCTTGGGTAGAGTAGGAGAAGCAGAAGATATCGGTGGAGTAGTTGCCTTCTTGTGTTCGGAAGATGCCCGTTGGATCAATGGTCAGCGGATAGAAATCTCTGGTGGGATTTTTCTATAA
- a CDS encoding VOC family protein: MEKMQVKILSFLMVFGLGFYSHSFLFKESTKSNSTAPANPVQLPEENLKLGAFSISLSVKDLESSRVFYEKLGFEQLGGETSKDYLIMKNENCLIGLFQGMFEGNILTFNPGWDENAQNIDEFHDVREIQKHLKSENLDLTSEADENTSGPASLMLYDPDGNLILIDQHR; this comes from the coding sequence ATGGAAAAGATGCAAGTAAAAATTCTGAGCTTTTTAATGGTATTTGGATTAGGGTTCTATTCCCATTCCTTCCTCTTCAAAGAGAGTACTAAAAGCAATTCCACGGCTCCTGCAAACCCTGTCCAACTTCCAGAAGAGAATCTGAAACTTGGTGCTTTTTCTATCAGTCTAAGTGTGAAAGACCTTGAATCTTCCAGAGTTTTTTATGAGAAATTAGGCTTTGAACAATTGGGTGGTGAAACGAGTAAAGATTACTTGATCATGAAAAATGAAAACTGTCTAATTGGGCTTTTTCAAGGGATGTTTGAAGGAAATATATTGACTTTCAATCCGGGTTGGGATGAAAATGCCCAAAACATAGATGAATTTCACGATGTCAGAGAGATTCAAAAACACCTGAAAAGTGAAAATTTAGACTTGACTTCTGAGGCAGATGAAAATACCAGTGGCCCGGCGAGTTTAATGCTTTATGACCCAGATGGAAATTTGATTTTAATAGATCAACACCGATAG